Proteins encoded within one genomic window of Hermetia illucens chromosome 2, iHerIll2.2.curated.20191125, whole genome shotgun sequence:
- the LOC119649587 gene encoding retinin-like, producing the protein MFKVLIVFAAFLAASSAMPTILHGGLTGVATIAHAPLLATGVQTVVQPETVQVHEQTIAKVGDLVQKIPTAVSDQRSTVVHNQADLITPVVAPAIRTNTVQVLKAYSQPVVYTAAVHATPILRAIRD; encoded by the exons ATGTTCAAAGTG TTGATTGTTTTCGCCGCCTTCCTCGCTGCTTCTTCAGCCATGCCAACAATCCTTCATGGAGGTTTGACAGGGGTAGCCACCATAGCTCATGCTCCACTTCTTGCGACCGGGGTTCAAACTGTCGTCCAACCCGAAACTGTTCAAGTTCATGAGCAAACCATTGCTAAAGTCGGCGATTTGGTGCAGAAGATTCCCACAGCCGTTTCGGATCAGCGTTCTACTGTTGTCCATAACCAAGCTGACCTTATCACCCCCGTTGTTGCCCCAGCCATCAGAACCAACACCGTCCAAGTCCTCAAAGCCTACTCGCAACCTGTTGTCTACACCGCTGCTGTCCATGCCACACCAATCTTGCGAGCCATCCGTGATTAA